The following are from one region of the Vibrio rarus genome:
- the groL gene encoding chaperonin GroEL (60 kDa chaperone family; promotes refolding of misfolded polypeptides especially under stressful conditions; forms two stacked rings of heptamers to form a barrel-shaped 14mer; ends can be capped by GroES; misfolded proteins enter the barrel where they are refolded when GroES binds) produces the protein MAAKDVKFGNDARIKMLEGVNVLADAVKVTLGPKGRNVVLDKSFGAPTITKDGVSVAREIELEDKFQNMGAQMVKEVASQANDAAGDGTTTATVLAQSIITEGLKAVAAGMNPMDLKRGIDKAVIAAVEELKALSQPCADTKAIAQVGTISANSDATVGNIIAEAMEKVGRDGVITVEEGQALQDELDVVEGMQFDRGYLSPYFINNQEAGSVDLESPFILLIDKKVSNIRELLPTLEAVAKASRPLLIIAEDVEGEALATLVVNNMRGIVKVAAVKAPGFGDRRKAMLQDIAILTGGTVISEEIGLDLEKVTLEDLGQAKRVSITKENSTIIDGAGDEVAINARVSQIRQQVEDATSDYDKEKLQERVAKLAGGVAVIKVGAATEIEMKEKKDRVEDALQATRAAVEEGVVAGGGVALIRAASKLTELTGDNEEQNVGIRVALRAMESPIRQITTNAGDEESVVANNVKAGEGSYGYNAATGEYGDMLEMGILDPTKVTRSALQFAASVAGLMITTEAMVTDKPQADAPAMPDMGGMGGMGGMPGMM, from the coding sequence ATGGCTGCTAAAGACGTTAAATTTGGTAACGACGCACGAATCAAAATGCTAGAAGGTGTCAACGTTCTAGCTGACGCAGTAAAAGTAACGTTAGGTCCTAAAGGCCGTAACGTCGTTCTAGACAAATCTTTTGGTGCACCAACGATCACTAAAGATGGTGTATCTGTAGCGCGTGAAATTGAACTTGAAGACAAGTTCCAAAACATGGGCGCACAAATGGTGAAAGAAGTTGCATCTCAAGCAAATGATGCAGCAGGTGACGGAACAACAACTGCAACAGTACTTGCACAATCTATCATCACTGAAGGTCTAAAAGCGGTTGCTGCGGGCATGAACCCAATGGATCTTAAACGCGGTATCGACAAAGCGGTTATTGCGGCAGTTGAAGAGCTAAAAGCGCTATCTCAACCATGTGCTGACACTAAAGCTATTGCGCAAGTGGGTACTATCTCAGCAAACTCTGATGCGACAGTCGGTAACATCATTGCAGAAGCGATGGAAAAAGTAGGCCGCGACGGTGTTATCACTGTTGAAGAAGGTCAGGCTCTACAAGATGAGCTAGACGTAGTTGAAGGTATGCAGTTCGATCGTGGCTACCTATCTCCTTACTTCATCAATAACCAAGAAGCGGGCAGTGTTGATCTAGAAAGCCCATTCATTCTTCTTATTGATAAGAAAGTCTCTAACATCCGTGAGTTGCTTCCTACGCTAGAAGCGGTGGCTAAAGCATCACGTCCACTGCTTATCATTGCAGAAGATGTAGAAGGTGAAGCACTGGCAACGCTAGTTGTAAACAACATGCGTGGCATCGTTAAAGTTGCCGCTGTTAAAGCGCCTGGTTTTGGTGACCGTCGTAAAGCGATGCTTCAAGACATTGCTATCCTAACTGGCGGTACAGTGATTTCTGAAGAAATCGGTCTAGACCTTGAAAAAGTAACTCTAGAAGACCTAGGTCAAGCTAAACGCGTGTCTATCACGAAAGAAAACTCAACTATCATTGATGGCGCTGGTGACGAAGTGGCAATTAACGCTCGCGTATCTCAGATTCGTCAGCAAGTTGAAGATGCAACGTCTGATTACGACAAAGAAAAACTTCAAGAGCGCGTCGCTAAATTGGCTGGTGGTGTTGCAGTAATCAAAGTTGGTGCAGCAACTGAAATTGAAATGAAAGAGAAAAAAGACCGCGTAGAAGATGCTCTACAAGCTACTCGCGCAGCGGTTGAAGAAGGCGTAGTTGCTGGTGGTGGTGTTGCTCTCATTCGCGCAGCCTCTAAGCTAACTGAGCTTACCGGTGACAACGAAGAACAAAACGTCGGTATCCGCGTTGCTCTACGTGCTATGGAATCGCCAATTCGTCAAATCACCACTAACGCAGGTGATGAAGAGTCAGTGGTTGCTAACAACGTTAAAGCAGGCGAAGGTAGCTACGGCTACAACGCAGCAACGGGTGAATACGGCGACATGTTAGAGATGGGTATCCTTGATCCAACGAAAGTCACTCGTAGCGCACTTCAGTTTGCAGCCTCTGTTGCCGGTCTTATGATCACCACAGAAGCTATGGTAACTGACAAGCCACAAGCCGATGCACCAGCAATGCCTGATATGGGCGGCATGGGTGGAATGGGCGGCATGCCTGGCATGATGTAA
- a CDS encoding co-chaperone GroES, protein MNIRPLHDRVIVERQEVESKSAGGIVLTGSAAEKSTRGKILAVGKGRILENGSVQPLDVQVGDTVIFAEGYGTKTEKIDGKEVLIMSENDIMAIVE, encoded by the coding sequence ATGAATATTCGTCCATTACATGATCGAGTTATCGTTGAACGTCAAGAAGTTGAATCCAAGTCTGCTGGCGGCATCGTTTTAACTGGTTCTGCTGCTGAGAAATCTACTCGCGGTAAAATCCTTGCAGTCGGTAAAGGTCGCATCCTAGAGAACGGCAGCGTTCAACCTCTAGACGTTCAAGTTGGTGACACAGTGATCTTCGCTGAAGGCTACGGCACTAAGACTGAAAAGATTGATGGCAAAGAAGTTCTTATCATGTCTGAAAATGACATCATGGCGATTGTTGAATAA
- a CDS encoding MATE family efflux transporter yields the protein MQDKHGLLTAPIDKVLRQMTLPMVFGIVAILMFNLVDTFFISLLGTDALAAISFTFPVTFAINCITMGIGMGLSTHIGRFLGQNLPEQAARFASHGILLAIVLVSLASYAGLHSIDPLFTRLGAETKLLPLIDQYMSIWYLTIPLLVIPMSGNAAIRASGDTKTPAKIMICAGIVNGILDPLFIFGIGPFPQLGIQGAAIASGISWFVAMIGAFYFLVTRVKLLAPPKPKQLFSDWKCILQIGTPAALSSALNPISAAILMMMLAAHGTAAVAAYGAAQRIESLLLIVLMALTSVLTPFMAQNLGAKNPHRSLKALFMCIRFSLTFQLLIFIMMVPLSAPIARLFSQEESVRHLLWLYLICVPVSYGFQGVIMLLVSSLNAMHKPILAFIWSCLRLFVFTLPCAWIGSQWFGITGLFLGVALGNILGGIAGYVYALKLRHLSVNEISPA from the coding sequence ATGCAAGATAAACATGGCCTACTCACCGCTCCTATCGACAAGGTTTTACGTCAAATGACGCTGCCTATGGTGTTCGGTATCGTGGCTATCTTAATGTTTAATCTGGTGGATACTTTCTTTATTTCTCTGCTAGGTACTGACGCCCTTGCCGCCATCAGTTTTACGTTTCCGGTCACTTTCGCCATCAACTGCATCACTATGGGGATAGGCATGGGGCTCTCCACCCATATTGGGCGATTTTTGGGGCAAAACCTCCCCGAACAAGCGGCTCGATTTGCTAGCCATGGCATATTACTCGCCATTGTGTTGGTTAGTCTTGCTTCCTACGCTGGACTGCACAGTATCGACCCACTATTTACTCGGCTCGGCGCAGAAACCAAACTACTGCCTCTTATCGACCAATATATGTCCATATGGTATCTCACCATCCCGTTATTAGTGATCCCTATGAGTGGCAATGCCGCTATTAGAGCCAGTGGTGATACCAAGACTCCCGCCAAAATCATGATCTGTGCCGGTATAGTCAACGGTATCTTGGACCCATTATTCATCTTTGGTATTGGTCCATTTCCGCAACTGGGCATTCAAGGTGCCGCTATCGCCAGTGGCATAAGTTGGTTTGTCGCCATGATTGGCGCATTTTACTTTTTGGTCACTCGGGTCAAGTTACTGGCGCCACCTAAACCGAAACAACTGTTTAGTGATTGGAAGTGCATACTACAAATTGGCACACCTGCAGCGCTTTCTAGTGCGCTCAACCCAATCAGTGCCGCAATTTTAATGATGATGCTAGCGGCACATGGTACAGCGGCCGTCGCCGCTTATGGCGCAGCACAACGTATTGAGTCTTTGCTTCTTATTGTGTTGATGGCACTCACTTCAGTTCTAACCCCCTTTATGGCACAAAATCTAGGGGCAAAAAACCCCCACCGAAGCCTTAAAGCATTATTTATGTGTATTCGGTTCTCGCTCACTTTTCAATTGCTTATCTTTATTATGATGGTACCGCTAAGTGCTCCTATTGCGCGCCTTTTCAGCCAAGAAGAGAGTGTTCGTCATTTACTGTGGTTGTACTTGATTTGCGTGCCTGTTAGCTATGGGTTCCAAGGGGTGATTATGCTACTGGTGAGCAGTTTAAATGCGATGCACAAACCCATATTGGCTTTTATTTGGAGTTGCTTACGTTTGTTTGTGTTCACCCTGCCCTGCGCTTGGATAGGAAGCCAATGGTTTGGTATTACTGGGCTGTTTTTAGGGGTTGCACTAGGCAATATACTCGGTGGGATAGCGGGGTATGTTTACGCGTTAAAATTGCGCCACCTCAGCGTCAATGAAATCAGTCCAGCCTAG
- the cysE gene encoding serine O-acetyltransferase translates to MDECEANAVWQCIVREAREQAEQEPMLASFYHATIINHDSFAAALSYILANKLKTASMPAMGVRDVVEEALAADPSITDSAACDICATVNRDPAVEMYSIPLLYLKGYHALQGYRIANWLWKQGRVALATYLQNQISVACQVDIHPAAKIGKAIMLDHATGIVIGETAVVENDVSILQDVTLGGTGKEGGDRHPKIREGVMIGAGAKVLGNIEVGEGAKIGSCSVVLQAVPPHTTVAGVPAKIMGKPKSDKPAEDMDQNFNGRSQHFIDGAGI, encoded by the coding sequence ATGGATGAGTGTGAAGCAAATGCAGTATGGCAATGCATTGTTAGAGAAGCTCGAGAGCAAGCAGAACAAGAGCCTATGCTGGCGAGTTTTTATCACGCAACCATCATTAACCACGATAGCTTTGCCGCAGCGCTAAGTTACATACTGGCAAATAAGCTAAAAACCGCAAGCATGCCCGCCATGGGAGTTCGTGATGTGGTGGAAGAGGCGCTGGCCGCTGATCCGAGTATTACCGATTCTGCCGCGTGTGATATTTGCGCTACAGTCAATCGAGATCCTGCCGTAGAAATGTACTCGATACCGTTATTGTATTTAAAGGGCTATCACGCATTACAAGGTTATCGCATTGCCAATTGGCTATGGAAGCAAGGTCGTGTAGCTCTTGCCACATACCTACAAAACCAAATATCTGTCGCCTGTCAGGTAGATATTCACCCAGCTGCAAAAATTGGCAAAGCGATCATGCTAGACCATGCCACAGGCATTGTTATCGGTGAAACGGCTGTAGTAGAAAATGACGTGTCTATTTTGCAAGACGTGACACTGGGCGGTACCGGTAAAGAAGGGGGCGATCGACACCCTAAAATCCGTGAAGGGGTGATGATAGGTGCGGGCGCTAAGGTGCTCGGTAATATCGAAGTGGGCGAGGGCGCCAAGATTGGCTCTTGTTCAGTGGTGCTACAAGCCGTGCCACCACATACTACGGTTGCAGGTGTGCCAGCGAAGATTATGGGCAAGCCTAAATCTGATAAGCCAGCAGAAGATATGGATCAAAATTTTAATGGTCGCTCACAACATTTTATCGATGGTGCAGGCATTTAA
- the gpsA gene encoding NAD(P)H-dependent glycerol-3-phosphate dehydrogenase: MAATNCELKDVSMTVIGAGSYGTSLAISLARNGAKVVIWGHEIEHMQNLQVDRMNREFLPDVPFPDSLTVEADLAKAVAASRDLLVVVPSHVFGIVLDSLKPHLKADSRICWATKGLEPETGRLLKDVAQEKLGDSYPLAVLSGPTFAKELAMGLPTAIAVASSDCQFASQLQEKIHCSKSFRVYANDDFIGMQLGGAVKNVIAIGAGMSDGIGFGANARTALITRGLAEMTRLGIALGAKPETFMGMAGLGDLVLTCTDNQSRNRRFGLALGKGQDVDTAQQEIGQVVEGYRNTKEVWMLASRQGVEMPIVEQIYQVLYQDKDAMVAAQDLLARDKKAER, from the coding sequence ATGGCAGCAACAAATTGTGAGCTAAAAGACGTATCAATGACAGTTATTGGTGCGGGTTCTTACGGGACTTCATTGGCGATATCTCTCGCTCGTAATGGAGCAAAAGTCGTCATTTGGGGTCACGAGATTGAGCATATGCAGAACTTGCAAGTCGATCGTATGAATCGAGAGTTCTTGCCGGATGTCCCTTTTCCTGATTCTTTGACAGTAGAAGCCGATTTGGCGAAAGCGGTGGCCGCCAGTCGAGATCTGCTAGTGGTTGTACCTAGCCATGTTTTTGGCATCGTACTCGACTCATTAAAGCCTCACTTAAAAGCGGATTCGCGTATTTGCTGGGCAACGAAAGGCCTTGAGCCTGAAACGGGACGCCTGTTAAAAGATGTGGCTCAAGAGAAACTTGGCGACAGCTATCCTTTGGCGGTATTGTCCGGTCCTACTTTTGCCAAAGAGTTGGCCATGGGATTACCTACGGCGATTGCCGTTGCCTCTTCTGATTGCCAGTTTGCCAGCCAACTGCAAGAAAAAATCCACTGCAGCAAATCTTTCCGTGTCTATGCCAATGATGACTTTATTGGCATGCAGCTCGGCGGTGCGGTGAAAAACGTGATCGCCATAGGGGCAGGAATGTCAGATGGTATTGGCTTTGGTGCTAATGCGCGTACAGCACTGATTACCCGTGGGCTTGCTGAAATGACACGTCTTGGTATTGCTTTGGGAGCCAAGCCAGAGACCTTTATGGGCATGGCCGGCTTAGGTGACTTAGTACTTACTTGTACCGATAATCAGTCACGCAACCGCCGCTTTGGACTCGCGCTAGGTAAAGGGCAAGATGTAGATACCGCGCAACAAGAGATAGGCCAAGTGGTTGAAGGCTACAGAAATACTAAGGAAGTATGGATGTTGGCGAGTCGCCAAGGGGTAGAAATGCCAATCGTTGAGCAAATTTATCAAGTTCTTTATCAAGACAAAGATGCCATGGTAGCGGCTCAAGATTTATTAGCTCGTGACAAAAAAGCAGAAAGATAA
- the secB gene encoding protein-export chaperone SecB, with protein MSEAAETQAPQQNFTIQRIFLKDVSFEAPSSPSMFQKEWQPDVNLDLDTKSAQLGEGVYEVVLRLTVTVKNAEETAFLCEVQQAGIFTAEEMEAGQLAHCLGAFCPNILFPYARETISSLVIKGTFPQLNLAPVNFDALFMNYLQSQQQQEEQSPADA; from the coding sequence ATGTCTGAAGCAGCTGAAACCCAAGCACCACAACAGAACTTCACTATTCAACGCATCTTCCTGAAAGATGTTTCTTTTGAAGCACCAAGTTCACCAAGCATGTTCCAAAAAGAATGGCAACCAGATGTAAACCTAGACCTAGACACTAAAAGTGCTCAACTAGGTGAAGGCGTATATGAAGTTGTTCTTCGTTTAACTGTTACAGTTAAAAATGCTGAAGAGACGGCTTTCCTATGTGAAGTGCAACAAGCAGGTATTTTCACTGCAGAAGAAATGGAAGCAGGTCAACTTGCTCATTGCCTAGGCGCATTCTGCCCTAACATCTTATTCCCATACGCTCGTGAAACTATCTCAAGCCTAGTAATTAAAGGTACGTTCCCACAATTGAACCTTGCTCCAGTAAACTTCGATGCATTGTTCATGAACTACCTGCAAAGCCAACAGCAGCAAGAAGAGCAATCTCCAGCTGACGCTTAA
- a CDS encoding rhodanese-like domain-containing protein: MQEILDFLHQNMILAVVWVGIVVALVMNIIKSSTAQYKEVDTQGVTSLINRENGVVADIRTKEEFKKGHITDSVHILPSEIKNGTFGALENKKSDPIIVVCKTGQTAVDSANLLAKAGFEQVFVLKHGLSSWSDANLPLVRAKKEPRKKKKQKALTE; encoded by the coding sequence ATGCAAGAAATTTTAGATTTCCTTCACCAGAACATGATTCTGGCTGTAGTTTGGGTTGGTATTGTTGTCGCCCTTGTGATGAACATTATTAAGTCTTCCACTGCACAGTATAAAGAAGTAGATACCCAGGGTGTGACGTCTTTGATTAACCGTGAAAACGGTGTAGTAGCCGATATACGTACTAAAGAAGAGTTTAAAAAGGGTCATATTACTGACTCGGTTCACATTTTACCGTCTGAAATTAAAAATGGTACTTTTGGAGCGCTTGAAAACAAGAAAAGCGACCCAATCATTGTTGTATGTAAGACAGGTCAAACAGCAGTCGATAGTGCCAACTTGTTAGCGAAAGCTGGTTTTGAACAAGTTTTCGTTTTGAAACACGGTTTATCTTCTTGGAGTGATGCCAATCTTCCTCTAGTTCGAGCTAAAAAAGAGCCGCGCAAGAAGAAAAAACAGAAAGCTCTAACCGAATAA
- the gpmM gene encoding 2,3-bisphosphoglycerate-independent phosphoglycerate mutase: MSAKKPMALVILDGYGYREDKQDNAIANAKTPILDGLIANQPSTLISASGLDVGLPDGQMGNSEVGHTNIGAGRVVYQDLTRITKSIADNEFQSNATLVDAMDKAIKSGNAVHIMGLMSPGGVHSHEDHIYAAIEMAAERGAEKIYLHCFLDGRDTPPRSAENSLQRFQELFAKLGKGRIASLVGRYYAMDRDNNWDRVQQAYDLLTEAKSEFTFDDAVAGLEAAYARDENDEFVKPTEIKTESEASAAIVDGDAVIFMNYRADRAREITRCFVTEFAGFERNVFPAVDFVMLTQYAADIPLLCAFPPASLENTYGEWLSKAGKTQLRISETEKYAHVTFFFNGGIESEFAGEERQLVASPKVATYDLQPEMSAPELTDKLVAAIKSGKYDAIVCNYPNCDMVGHTGVYDAAVKASEALDACLGRVVEAIKEVDGQMLITADHGNAEMMVNPETGGIHTAHTNLPVPLIYVGNKDLEFKDNGKLSDLAPTMLNLVDMDIPAEMSGQVLVNLK, from the coding sequence ATGTCAGCTAAGAAGCCTATGGCTCTAGTGATCCTTGACGGTTACGGATACCGCGAAGATAAACAAGATAACGCTATCGCAAATGCAAAAACTCCCATTTTAGATGGTTTAATTGCCAATCAACCAAGTACTTTAATCTCAGCTTCTGGCTTAGATGTTGGTCTACCTGACGGTCAAATGGGTAACTCTGAAGTAGGTCACACCAATATCGGTGCTGGACGTGTGGTATATCAAGATCTGACTCGTATCACTAAGTCTATTGCTGATAACGAATTCCAAAGCAATGCCACTCTTGTTGACGCTATGGATAAAGCGATCAAGTCAGGCAATGCCGTACACATTATGGGACTTATGTCTCCAGGTGGCGTTCATAGCCATGAAGATCACATCTATGCTGCTATCGAAATGGCGGCTGAACGTGGTGCAGAAAAAATCTACCTACACTGCTTCCTCGACGGACGTGATACCCCACCTCGCTCAGCAGAGAACTCTCTACAGCGTTTCCAAGAGTTGTTCGCGAAGCTAGGCAAAGGCCGTATCGCTTCTCTTGTTGGTCGCTACTACGCTATGGACCGTGATAATAACTGGGATCGCGTACAACAAGCTTATGACCTTCTCACTGAAGCAAAATCTGAATTCACATTTGATGATGCGGTTGCTGGCCTTGAAGCGGCTTATGCTCGTGACGAAAACGATGAGTTCGTTAAACCAACGGAAATCAAAACGGAATCAGAAGCGTCTGCCGCTATCGTTGATGGCGATGCCGTTATCTTTATGAACTACCGTGCTGACCGTGCACGTGAAATCACTCGTTGTTTCGTAACAGAATTTGCAGGTTTCGAGCGCAACGTATTCCCTGCCGTTGATTTTGTTATGCTAACTCAATACGCAGCTGACATCCCTCTACTATGTGCATTCCCACCAGCTTCGCTAGAAAACACCTACGGTGAATGGCTATCGAAAGCGGGTAAAACTCAGCTTCGTATTTCTGAAACTGAAAAATACGCTCACGTGACTTTCTTCTTCAATGGTGGCATTGAAAGCGAATTTGCTGGCGAAGAACGTCAACTTGTTGCTTCACCAAAAGTGGCTACTTACGATCTACAACCAGAAATGAGCGCTCCTGAGCTAACTGATAAATTGGTTGCTGCTATCAAATCTGGTAAATATGACGCTATCGTTTGTAACTACCCTAACTGTGACATGGTTGGTCACACAGGCGTTTACGATGCAGCAGTGAAAGCAAGTGAAGCACTAGACGCATGCCTAGGGCGCGTAGTTGAAGCCATTAAAGAAGTGGACGGTCAAATGCTGATCACCGCAGACCACGGTAATGCTGAAATGATGGTGAACCCTGAAACGGGTGGTATCCACACGGCGCATACTAACCTGCCAGTTCCTTTAATCTACGTTGGTAACAAAGACCTAGAGTTTAAAGACAATGGTAAGCTATCTGATCTTGCACCAACTATGCTTAATTTGGTAGATATGGACATCCCAGCTGAGATGTCTGGTCAGGTTCTTGTAAATCTGAAATAA
- a CDS encoding murein hydrolase activator EnvC family protein, giving the protein MNLIPHKPTLFKKSNVSAICAGVLLCLSSAIFTSTPASANTEELKGVKGEITRQQKNLSHQQKELDKLQKQLKSDELAIANTSKSLAQTRTSLKRSKANLKAYDEQHRELMAKTQSQAEALQKLVKSYYMMQTNAKIESFLSHESTQEKDRISQYYQHLAKQRAAIISELQQSNIQLEKKNQQLVAEQQQIESLLDQQTQQLTKRRSSQANRKTTVAKIKKGIAGDSAYLNELKRNESRLKAEIAKAAKRNSVPMDGLAKHKGKLPWPVKGRILHYYGTKQSGQMNWKGLVINAKYEQPVKAVYPGTVVFADYLRGYGLVLLLDHGKGDMTLYGYNQVLTKKEGDKVTAGETIALAGDTGGQSRPSVYFELRRNSRTQNPRSWLTRH; this is encoded by the coding sequence ATGAATCTCATTCCTCATAAGCCAACATTATTCAAAAAATCAAACGTCAGTGCCATTTGTGCTGGCGTTTTGTTATGCCTATCGTCTGCGATTTTTACCTCAACACCCGCTTCAGCCAATACGGAAGAATTAAAAGGGGTGAAGGGAGAGATTACTCGTCAGCAAAAAAACTTATCTCATCAGCAAAAAGAGCTCGATAAGCTACAAAAGCAACTTAAAAGTGACGAGCTTGCTATTGCCAATACCAGCAAAAGTCTTGCTCAAACTCGCACTTCACTCAAACGCTCGAAAGCAAACCTTAAAGCGTACGATGAACAGCACCGAGAGTTAATGGCAAAAACACAATCACAAGCGGAAGCGTTGCAGAAGCTAGTGAAGTCCTATTACATGATGCAGACTAACGCCAAAATTGAAAGTTTTCTTAGTCATGAAAGTACTCAAGAAAAAGACCGTATCAGCCAATACTACCAACACCTCGCCAAGCAACGTGCTGCGATTATTAGTGAACTGCAACAAAGCAATATTCAATTAGAGAAAAAGAATCAACAGTTAGTGGCTGAACAGCAACAGATTGAGTCGCTACTCGATCAGCAAACCCAACAACTAACAAAAAGACGCAGTAGCCAAGCCAACCGAAAAACAACCGTGGCGAAAATTAAAAAAGGCATTGCCGGTGATAGCGCTTACCTCAATGAGTTAAAACGCAACGAATCTAGACTAAAAGCTGAAATCGCTAAAGCAGCGAAGCGTAATTCGGTTCCTATGGACGGACTAGCCAAACATAAAGGTAAACTGCCTTGGCCGGTTAAAGGACGTATTCTGCATTACTATGGCACAAAACAAAGTGGCCAAATGAATTGGAAAGGCTTGGTAATTAACGCCAAGTATGAACAACCTGTTAAAGCTGTTTATCCTGGTACCGTGGTCTTTGCTGACTATCTACGTGGGTATGGGTTAGTTCTATTGTTAGATCATGGTAAAGGTGACATGACCCTTTACGGCTACAACCAAGTACTGACTAAAAAAGAAGGGGATAAAGTCACCGCAGGGGAAACCATTGCTCTGGCAGGTGATACCGGTGGTCAGTCTCGACCTTCGGTTTATTTTGAACTGCGCCGTAACAGTCGAACGCAAAATCCTCGCTCTTGGCTTACCCGCCACTAA
- the zapB gene encoding cell division protein ZapB: MSLEVLEKLEAKVQTAVDTITLLQMEVEELKEQKQQLVNEAEQLRNEKVETEQRAHQVQAEHDAWQERIRNMLGKMEEVE; encoded by the coding sequence ATGTCTTTAGAAGTATTAGAAAAACTAGAAGCCAAAGTGCAAACAGCGGTTGATACAATTACTTTGTTGCAAATGGAAGTTGAAGAACTGAAAGAGCAAAAGCAACAACTCGTTAATGAAGCAGAACAGTTGCGTAATGAGAAAGTAGAAACAGAACAACGTGCACATCAAGTTCAAGCTGAGCACGATGCGTGGCAAGAACGCATTCGCAACATGCTAGGCAAGATGGAAGAAGTAGAATAA
- the glpX gene encoding class II fructose-bisphosphatase, which produces MKRDLAIAFSRVTEGAALAGYKWLGRGDKNAADGAAVEVMRTLLNKTEISGEIVIGEGEIDDAPMLYIGEHVGVGGDAVDIAVDPIEGTRMTAMGQSNALAVLAAGEKGSFLKAPDMYMEKLVVGPGAKGVIDLAKPLTENLVNVAKALGKSLHELTVITLAKPRHDKMIKDMQAMGVRVFAVPDGDVAASILTCMPDSEVDMMYCIGGAPEGVVSAAVIRALDGDMHGRLLPRHEVKGDTEENRIYGNEELKRCAEMGVEANVLLTMSDMARSDNVVFAATGITKGDLLEGITRKGNIATTETLLIRGRCRTIRRIKSIHYLERKDDEIKEHIL; this is translated from the coding sequence ATGAAACGCGATTTAGCAATAGCCTTTTCTCGTGTAACTGAAGGTGCAGCCCTAGCCGGTTATAAATGGCTTGGCCGTGGAGACAAAAATGCGGCTGATGGCGCCGCAGTTGAAGTAATGCGCACCTTGCTCAATAAAACAGAAATCAGCGGTGAAATTGTTATTGGTGAAGGTGAGATCGACGATGCACCTATGTTGTACATTGGTGAGCATGTTGGTGTTGGCGGTGATGCTGTAGATATCGCCGTTGATCCTATCGAAGGCACACGCATGACAGCCATGGGCCAATCTAACGCCTTAGCGGTATTGGCGGCTGGCGAAAAAGGCAGCTTCCTTAAAGCGCCGGATATGTACATGGAAAAACTAGTGGTAGGCCCTGGAGCTAAAGGGGTTATCGACTTAGCGAAGCCACTGACTGAAAACTTAGTCAACGTAGCAAAAGCTCTAGGTAAATCACTGCATGAACTAACGGTAATCACACTGGCTAAACCTCGTCATGACAAAATGATTAAAGACATGCAAGCCATGGGCGTACGTGTGTTTGCTGTGCCTGATGGTGATGTTGCAGCATCAATTTTAACCTGTATGCCAGATAGCGAAGTAGACATGATGTACTGCATTGGTGGCGCACCAGAAGGTGTTGTGTCTGCAGCGGTTATTCGTGCCTTAGACGGTGACATGCATGGTCGCCTACTTCCTCGTCATGAAGTGAAAGGGGATACAGAAGAAAATCGCATCTATGGCAACGAAGAACTCAAACGTTGTGCTGAGATGGGTGTAGAAGCCAATGTGCTGTTAACCATGTCAGATATGGCTCGCAGTGATAACGTAGTCTTTGCCGCAACCGGTATTACTAAAGGTGATTTACTAGAAGGTATTACTCGTAAAGGCAATATTGCTACCACTGAAACATTACTGATTCGCGGTCGCTGTCGTACTATTCGTCGCATCAAGTCTATTCATTACCTTGAGCGTAAAGATGACGAAATTAAAGAGCACATCCTTTAA